One window from the genome of Hydra vulgaris chromosome 02, alternate assembly HydraT2T_AEP encodes:
- the LOC136075970 gene encoding uncharacterized protein LOC136075970: MSLELKLVEYAATRVELGFGKRQFKKYASDLATKHNLKFKRSTPSEKLWRLFNQRHKNLVLRKPEGISSVRHQCMSMPKVTKYFYSLLEILSDTCALLKPSLIWNMDESGLQMDFKPPKIITKRGTKQLQSRTSRKRETITIIAAVNAAGGLVPPHFIVKGKTARSLHSFNTVNAPSGANWSFSETGWTKQGIAFLWFTNTFFPNIGRDKPQILIVVNHDSHNFVELLSVAIKNNIYIVEMPARCSHWLQPQDRTIFGPLKTYYNQTCHELMNEYPGVTIDKLTFCGLFKKAWDQALTAANIISGFR; the protein is encoded by the coding sequence ATGAGTTTAGAGCTAAAACTTGTTGAATATGCCGCAACAAGAGTTGAACTTGGATTTGGAAagagacaatttaaaaaatatgcatcaGATTTAGCCACAAAgcacaatttaaagtttaagcGTTCAACTCCTTCAGAAAAATTGTGGCGCTTATTTAATCAGCgacataaaaatttagttttgcgAAAGCCTGAAGGTATTTCATCAGTCCGTCATCAATGCATGTCTATGCCAAAAGTTACTAAATATTTCTATTCGCTGCTTGAAATTTTGAGTGACACTTGTGCCCTTTTAAAGCCTTCATTAATTTGGAACATGGATGAGTCTGGGCTACAGATGGATTTTAAACCtcctaaaataattacaaaaagagGTACAAAACAACTTCAATCTCGCACATCTAGAAAACGTGAAACCATAACCATTATTGCTGCTGTAAATGCTGCAGGTGGTTTAGTACCTCCACATTTCATAGTAAAAGGTAAAACGGCTAGATCTCTTCATTCTTTTAATACTGTAAATGCACCATCAGGCGCAAATTGGAGTTTTAGTGAGACAGGTTGGACAAAGCAAGGAATTGCATTTCTTTGGTTCACTAATACTTTCTTTCCAAATATAGGTAGAGATAAGCCACAAATTCTCATAGTAGTTAATCACGATTCTCATAACTTTGTTGAGTTATTGTCTGTTGcaatcaaaaataacatttatattgtcGAAATGCCAGCGCGTTGTTCGCATTGGCTCCAGCCTCAAGATCGCACAATATTTGGTCCTCTTAAAACCTATTATAATCAAACATGTCATGAATTAATGAATGAATATCCTGGAGTTACTATTGACAAGTTAACTTTTTGTGGCCTTTTTAAGAAAGCCTGGGATCAAGCTCTCACTGCTGCTAATATTATTTCAGGGTTTCGATAA
- the LOC136075969 gene encoding uncharacterized protein LOC136075969, with product MTWYDVLSQIETTIKSLQEVNLNIPQAVSLISNTLEYVKDYRTDEQLQKMLETARKLSLELDIEPEFEKKGGRTKKRMFAYESQEESMTEEDNFRINFFNSILDHAIRSLQDRNELKDVSGTDLFKEMKYLRNHYIGNYSSRNILDFICSNNLNAALGNLFVSLRIHLTLPVFVATAERSFSKMKLIKTYIRSTMTQDKMDGLAMLSIEQAIAKELDYIKI from the exons ATGACTTGGTATGATGTGCTGAGTCAGATTGAGACAACAATCAAATCTCTTCAAGAAGTCAATTTAAATATTCCTCAGGCTGTTTCCTTAATTTCTAACACTTTGGAGTATGTTAAAGATTATAGAACTGATGAACAACTTCAAAAGATGTTAGAAACTGCAAGAAAATTGTCTCTTGAGCTAGATATTGAGCCCGAATTTGAAAAAAAGGGTGGTCGTaccaaaaaaagaatgtttgctTATGAAAGTCAAGAGGAATCAATGACTGAAGAAGACAATTTTAGGATTAACTTCTTCAACAGCATTTTAGATCACGCTATTAGATCTTTGCAGGATCG caATGAGTTGAAAGATGTTTCTGGAACTGACTTGTTTAAAGAGATGAAATATTTGCGAAATCATTATATAGGAAACTACTcttcaagaaatattttagacTTTATTTGTTCAAACAATTTGAATGCAGCTTTGGGAAACTTATTTGTCTCTCTCAGAATACATTTAACTCTACCTGTATTTGTTGCAACAGCAGAGAGAAGCTTTTCCAAGATGAAGTTAATCAAAACGTATATTCGCTCAACAATGACACAGGATAAAATGGATGGTCTGGCAATGTTATCAATAGAACAAGCAATTGCAAAAGAATTGGACTATATTAAGATATGA